The following proteins are co-located in the Chaetodon auriga isolate fChaAug3 chromosome 23, fChaAug3.hap1, whole genome shotgun sequence genome:
- the LOC143316123 gene encoding E3 SUMO-protein ligase ZBED1-like has protein sequence MEAKSSGPSCSGLNLVAHPRAKSKVWKYFGFDTDADGCILHWKRIYCRVCMSQIAYSGNTSNLSYHLEKNHPVEFSEFVKSNTDQMREAFATAFSRIKTEPSGLHVQQQPQDTNLRQSLDYENRRHNDLTAAIINFICEGLYPASVVEEPTFKTLMSTVDPGYSPPSKSDLIVKMLPQMYCRTRDMVFSELTGVVNCGVTTDLWQSQTQNRTYISLSMHSVNYNSTTGFSLTNKCLKTFEVQEDNTAENITRAMYEAFVEWGITHKVSGATTNGSVDIVKACSLLELSVEMPCLGHTINRAMDEAFQLPGVDNFLGCCRKLVDHFREPAMYLLRDKQKQHGLTQCALITDRCRSWLATLAMLQRLKEQQVAVTATLIESSSNHHFSFDGSDWALLGGLIEVLQPFKVVTNMITSCRYPTISMVRPVLHMLLNNTLKVKEGDLKEISMTKEVIAKVLSSTYSQNSHLSQEISTFLNIATFLDPRYKKLPFLSTQERSKVEDNVIEEAKAILEKQTAERACLDDFSLVTDEPPSKKQTPLRESSASSVTQDNPLAAIFCQSDADQSQEELHAQVVEELSNYKSQRVLGLNEDPLLWWSSHAPLFPTLPKVLQKYWCVPAMSVPCHRLFSSSGTVLCGKRNRLAPALVDQQVFLYENSRSYYEPEPCEDDLDNVWEGNCCLGQPLE, from the coding sequence ATGGAGGCTAAAAGCTCAGGACCTTCATGCTCTGGCCTCAATCTGGTTGCCCACCCACGGGCAAAAAGCAAAGTCTGGAAATACTTTGGCTTTGACACAGATGCAGATGGCTGCATATTGCACTGGAAACGGATATACTGTCGCGTATGTATGAGTCAAATTGCTTATTCTGGAAACACCTCCAATCTGTCGTACCACCTTGAAAAGAACCACCCTGTAGAGTTCAGTGAGTTTGTGAAGAGCAACACAGATCAGATGCGCGAGGCATTCGCCACAGCATTCTCCAGGATAAAGACTGAGCCGTCGGGTCTACATGTTCAGCAACAACCCCAGGACACGAACTTAAGGCAGAGCTTAGACTATGAAAACAGACGACACAATGATCTGACTGCTGCCATCATCAACTTCATCTGCGAGGGTTTGTATCCTGCATCTGTAGTTGAAGAGCCTACTTTCAAGACCTTAATGAGTACCGTCGATCCTGGCTACTCTCCACCTAGCAAAAGCGACCTCATAGTTAAAATGCTTCCTCAGATGTATTGCCGTACCCGGGATATGGTCTTTAGTGAGCTTACTGGGGTTGTGAACTGCGGTGTTACGACGGACCTTTGGCAAAGCCAAACCCAGAATAGAACATACATTTCACTGTCTATGCATTCAGTTAATTACAACAGTACAACTGGCTTCTCTTTGACCAACAAGTGCCTAAAAACATTTGAAGTACAAGAGGACAACACAGCGGAGAACATCACCAGAGCGATGTATGAAGCCTTTGTTGAATGGGGGATAACTCATAAAGTCAGCGGTGCCACCACAAATGGTTCAGTGGACATCGTTAAAGCATGCTCGCTCCTGGAGCTATCAGTGGAAATGCCTTGCCTTGGACATACCATCAACCGTGCCATGGATGAAGCTTTCCAGCTGCCGGGAGTCGACAACTTTTTGGGATGTTGCCGCAAACTTGTTGATCATTTTAGAGAACCAGCAATGTATCTGCTGAGGGATAAACAGAAGCAGCATGGCCTCACTCAGTGTGCACTCATCACAGACAGGTGTCGGTCATGGTTGGCCACATTGGCAATGTTACAAAGACTGAAAGAGCAACAGGTTGCTGTCACTGCAACACTTATAGAGAGTTCCAGCAAccatcatttcagctttgatGGTTCTGATTGGGCCTTGTTGGGGGGTTTGATTGAAGTCCTCCAGCCTTTTAAAGTTGTGACAAACATGATAACTTCTTGCAGGTATCCAACCATTAGCATGGTTAGGCCTGTGCTTCATATGCTGTTGAACAACACCCTCAAGGTCAAGGAAGGGGACCTCAAAGAGATCAGCATGACAAAAGAGGTTATCGCAAAGGTTCTATCAAGCACCTATTCTCAGAATTCACATCTCTCACAAGAAATTTCAACATTCCTCAACATTGCTACGTTCCTTGATCCTCGGTACAAGAAACTTCCTTTCCTGTCCACTCAGGAACGCTCCAAAGTTGAGGATAATGTCATCGAAGAGGCAAAAGCAATCCTTGAGAAGCAAACTGCTGAGCGAGCATGCCTAGATGATTTCTCTTTGGTAACTGATGAACCACCGAGCAAAAAGCAGACACCTCTAAGAGAATCTTCAGCCAGCAGTGTAACCCAAGACAATCCTTTGGCTGCCATATTTTGCCAGTCTGATGCAGACCAGAGCCAGGAGGAGCTGCATGCACAAGTTGTAGAGGAGCTGAGTAACTACAAATCACAACGAGTCCTAGGTCTGAATGAAGACCCTTTACTGTGGTGGTCGAGTCATGCACCCTTGTTTCCCACCCTCCCGAAGGTGCTCCAGAAGTATTGGTGTGTTCCTGCCATGAGTGTACCTTGTCACAGGCTGTTCAGCTCCTCTGGTACTGTTCTGTGCGGAAAAAGAAATCGTTTAGCTCCAGCTTTAGTCGATCAGCAGGTCTTCTTGTACGAGAACTCACGAAGCTACTATGAGCCTGAACCTTGCGAGGATGATTTGGACAATGTTTGGGAGGGAAACTGTTGTCTGGGTCAGCCGCTTGAATGA